A genomic region of Zea mays cultivar B73 chromosome 6, Zm-B73-REFERENCE-NAM-5.0, whole genome shotgun sequence contains the following coding sequences:
- the LOC100274239 gene encoding N-(5'-phosphoribosyl)anthranilate isomerase isoform X1, giving the protein MPTQISTRQSLRFALPSNNARPISTAARMTCFAKKQHIAAVPLCTLEAKRYEPIVKMCGITSAFDAEMALKAGAKLIGMILWPKSKRSIPLSEAKEISRVAKSYGAESVGVFVDDDSSTILTASDSCNLDLIQLHGDSSRELLPLLWKNNRIIYVLNADEDGKLINAPPSEEYVLDWFLVDSAKGGSGKGFNWEKFQMPTVKSKNGWLLAGGLHADNVHEAASALKPNGLDVSSGICFPDGLRKDPKRMCSFMSSVKTLNLL; this is encoded by the exons ATGCCAACGCAGATCTCCACAAGGCAGTCTCTTCGGTTTGCTTTACCTTCGAACAATG CACGTCCAATATCGACTGCAGCAAGAATGACATGTTTTGCTAAGAAGCAACATATTGCTGCCGTGCCCTTATGTACTTTGGAGGCCAAAAGGTATGAACCTATAGTCAAAATGTGTGGCATTACATCTGCCTTCGATGCTGAGATGGCTTTGAAGGCTGGAGCTAAATTAATTGGGATGATTCTTTGGCCCAAGTCCAAACGCTCTATCCCATTGTCTGAAGCTAAAGAGATATCCAGAGTGGCCAAATCTTACGGGGCTGAATCAGTGGGTGTGTTTGTGGATGATGATAGTAGTACTATCTTGACAGCATCTGATTCATGCAACCTCGATCTTATCCAG CTTCATGGAGATAGCTCCCGAGAACTACTTCCTCTGCTTTGGAAGAACAACAGGATTATATATGTGCTAAATGCTGATGAGGATGGTAAACTTATCAATGCTCCTCCAAGTGAGGAATATGTTCTTGATTGGTTTTTGGTGGACAGTGCAAAAGGTGGAAG TGGCAAAGGGTTCAACTGGGAAAAATTCCAAATGCCAACTGTTAAAAGCAAGAACGGGTGGTTATTAGCAGGAGGCCTTCATGCAGATAATGTTCACGAAGCCGCTTCTGCTCTAAAGCCAAATGGCCTGGATGTTAGCAGTGGCATATGTTTTCCTGACGGTTTACGGAAAGACCCGAAGAGAATGTGTTCCTTCATGAGCAGTGTaaaaactttgaatctcctctaa
- the LOC100274239 gene encoding N-(5'-phosphoribosyl)anthranilate isomerase — protein MAVSAPVTLCPSDSRSLSSALVSSRSNKPSSLDAVRSRRLNLGDSAMPTQISTRQSLRFALPSNNARPISTAARMTCFAKKQHIAAVPLCTLEAKRYEPIVKMCGITSAFDAEMALKAGAKLIGMILWPKSKRSIPLSEAKEISRVAKSYGAESVGVFVDDDSSTILTASDSCNLDLIQLHGDSSRELLPLLWKNNRIIYVLNADEDGKLINAPPSEEYVLDWFLVDSAKGGSGKGFNWEKFQMPTVKSKNGWLLAGGLHADNVHEAASALKPNGLDVSSGICFPDGLRKDPKRMCSFMSSVKTLNLL, from the exons atggcggtgtcAGCGCCGGTCACTCTCTGCCCCTCGGATTCTCGCTCCCTCTCTTCCGCGCTCGTTTCTTCCCGATCCAACAAGCCTTCTTCACTTGATGCTGTTCGGTCACGGCGGTTGAATTTGGGAGATTCAG CTATGCCAACGCAGATCTCCACAAGGCAGTCTCTTCGGTTTGCTTTACCTTCGAACAATG CACGTCCAATATCGACTGCAGCAAGAATGACATGTTTTGCTAAGAAGCAACATATTGCTGCCGTGCCCTTATGTACTTTGGAGGCCAAAAGGTATGAACCTATAGTCAAAATGTGTGGCATTACATCTGCCTTCGATGCTGAGATGGCTTTGAAGGCTGGAGCTAAATTAATTGGGATGATTCTTTGGCCCAAGTCCAAACGCTCTATCCCATTGTCTGAAGCTAAAGAGATATCCAGAGTGGCCAAATCTTACGGGGCTGAATCAGTGGGTGTGTTTGTGGATGATGATAGTAGTACTATCTTGACAGCATCTGATTCATGCAACCTCGATCTTATCCAG CTTCATGGAGATAGCTCCCGAGAACTACTTCCTCTGCTTTGGAAGAACAACAGGATTATATATGTGCTAAATGCTGATGAGGATGGTAAACTTATCAATGCTCCTCCAAGTGAGGAATATGTTCTTGATTGGTTTTTGGTGGACAGTGCAAAAGGTGGAAG TGGCAAAGGGTTCAACTGGGAAAAATTCCAAATGCCAACTGTTAAAAGCAAGAACGGGTGGTTATTAGCAGGAGGCCTTCATGCAGATAATGTTCACGAAGCCGCTTCTGCTCTAAAGCCAAATGGCCTGGATGTTAGCAGTGGCATATGTTTTCCTGACGGTTTACGGAAAGACCCGAAGAGAATGTGTTCCTTCATGAGCAGTGTaaaaactttgaatctcctctaa